Proteins encoded within one genomic window of Budorcas taxicolor isolate Tak-1 chromosome 12, Takin1.1, whole genome shotgun sequence:
- the HMGB1 gene encoding high mobility group protein B1 — MGKGDPKKPRGKMSSYAFFVQTCREEHKKKHPDASVNFSEFSKKCSERWKTMSAKEKGKFEDMAKADKARYEREMKTYIPPKGETKKKFKDPNAPKRPPSAFFLFCSEYRPKIKGEHPGLSIGDVAKKLGEMWNNTAADDKQPYEKKAAKLKEKYEKDIAAYRAKGKPDAAKKGVVKAEKSKKKKEEEEDEEDEEDEEEEEDEEDEEEEEDDDDE, encoded by the exons aTGGGCAAAGGAGATCCTAAGAAGCCGAGAGGCAAAATGTCATCATATGCATTCTTTGTGCAAACTTGCCGGGAGGAGCACAAGAAGAAGCACCCGGATGCTTCAGTCAACTTCTCAGAGTTTTCTAAGAAGTGCTCAGAGAGGTGGAAG accaTGTCtgctaaagagaaaggaaaatttgaaGACATGGCAAAGGCTGACAAGGCCCGttatgaaagagaaatgaaaacttatatccCTCCTAAAggggaaacaaaaaagaagttcAAGGATCCCAATGCACCGAAGAGGCCTCC TTCagcctttttcttgttttgttctgAGTATCGTCCAAAAATCAAAGGCGAACATCCTGGCCTGTCCATTGGTGATGTTGCAAAGAAACTGGGAGAAATGTGGAATAACACTGCTGCGGATGACAAGCAGCCTTATGAGAAGAAGGCTGCTAAGctgaaggaaaaatatgaaaag GATATTGCTGCATACCGAGCTAAAGGGAAGCCTGATGCAGCAAAAAAGGGAGTTGTCAAGgctgaaaaaagcaagaaaaagaaggaagaggaggaagatgaggaagatgaagaggatgaggaggaagaagaagatgaagaggatgaggaggaagaagaagatgatgatgatgaataa